AAATCAAAAAGGACGCTTTCTCCCATGGCTACGCAACAAAAAACAGCCGGCCACAGCATTTTCTGCCATGTTCGACTGTTTTTCACATTCTATTTAAGATTGTCGATTTTCCAAGATGGGGATTTAAGAGAGCTGAGAAAGTCTCTCCTTTACCTGAGCCATCATCTGAGCATATTTCTCAAGCTTAGCCTTTTCCTCTTCAAGCTTGGCTGCCGGAGCCTTGCTTACGAACTTTTCGTTGTTAAGCATGCCCTCTACACGGGCCAGCTCCTTGCTTAAGCGCTCTTCTTCCTTCTTTAAACGTTCTACTTCTTTTTCAATATCCACCAGTTCCGCAAAAGGCATGTAGATGACTGCCTGATGAATGACCGCTGATACGGCATCGTCTGCTATGCCACTTTTATCCTTTTGTAAATAAACCTCACCGGCATAACCCAGAGTAGCGAAAAATACCTTGCTGTGTTCAAAGATATCAAGAATCTCCTGATTCTCAGAAACAACATAAACCTTTGCTTTTCTGCTGGGCGGAACATTCATGGAGGTACGTACATTCCGGATTCCTCTTACAGCTTCCTTAATGGTTTCAACCGCATGCTCATCGGTTTCAAAGTTCCATGCCTCCTTATACTCCGGCCAGCTGGAAATCATAATGGACTCCTCTTCCTCCTGAAGATTGCAGAAGATTTCCTCGGTAAGGAATGGCATATAAGGATGAAGAAGCTTTAAGGAGTTAATAAGCACGGTTTTCAGCGTCCAGATGGCCGCTGCTTTTGTCTGATCATTATCGTCCCACAGCCTTGGCTTCACCATCTCGATATACCAATCGCAGAATTCTTCCCAGATAAAGTCATAAACCTTTTGAAGGGCGATTCCCAACTCATATTTATCCAGGTTTTCCGTTACATCTTTTGCAAGGGTGTTCGCCTTGGACAGGATCCATTTGTCCGCAATGGTAAGTTCTGAAAGCTCTGCCTTTGCTTCCGGTGCTTTCTCTATATTCATCATAATGAAACGGGAAGCATTCCAAACTTTATTGGCAAAGTTTCTGCTTGCCTCCACTCGCTCCCAGTAGAAACGCATGTCATTGCCAGGCGCATTGCCGGTGATCAGGGTCATTCGCAGGGCATCGGCTCCGTACTTTTCAATAACCTCCAGAGGATTGATACCGTTTCCTAAGGATTTACTCATCTTGCGGCCCTCGGAATCCCTTACCAGGCCATGCATCAGCACCGTATGGAAAGGAAGCTTTCCGGTCTGCTCGATTCCGGAAAATACCATGCGGATTACCCAGAAGAAAATAATGTCATAGCCTGTAACCAGTACATCAGTTGGATAGAAGTATTCTAAGTCCTCTGTTTTTTCCGGCCAGCCTAAGGTGGAGAAAGGCCAGAGAGCAGAGGAAAACCAGGTGTCAAGGGTATCCTCATCCTGAGTCAGATGGGTTCCTCCGCATTTGGGGCATACGGTCGGAACTTCTTTCGATACAATGATCTCTCCGCACTGGTCACAATAATATGCCGGGATGCGATGTCCCCACCAAAGCTGCCTGGAAATACACCAGTCACGGATATTTTCAAGCCAGTGAAGATATGACTTATCAAATCTATCCGGAACGAATTTCAGTTCTCCTGTTTTTAAAGCCTCAATTGCCGGCTTTGCCATCTCTTCCATCTTAACAAACCACTGCTGCTTTACCATCGGTTCTACGGTGGTCTTACAGCGGTCATGGATTCCTACCGCATGGGAATGGGGAGCCACCTTTACCAAAAGCCCCAGCTCCTCAAGATCCTTCACAATGGCTTTTCTGGCCTCATAACGCTCCATGTCATGATATTTGCTTCCCGGAAGGTTGATGGTGGCATCGTCATTCATGACATTTATTTCAGGAAGGCTGTGTCTCTTACCTACCTCAAAGTCATTGGGGTCGTGGGCCGGGGTGATCTTCACACAGCCGGTACCGAATTCCTTATCTACATAGGAATCTGCTACCACCGGTATCTCCCTGCCTGTAAGCGGAAGTTCTAACATCTTTCCGATAAGGTCCTGATAGCGCTCATCTTCCGGATTAACTGCCACCGCAGTATCTCCAAGAAGGGTTTCCGGCCTGGTGGTTGCAATCTCCACAAACCTGCCTTCTTCTCCTGCAATGGGATAATTGATATGCCAAAAGAAGCCATTCTGGTCCTCATGTATCACTTCCGCATCAGAAATGGAAGTCTGGCAAACCGGACACCAGTTTACGATACGGGAACCTTTATAAATATAACCTTTTTCATAGAGCTTGATAAAAACTTCCTGAACAGCTGCTGAACAGCCTTCATCCATGGTAAAACGCTCTCTGTCCCAGTCAGCAGAGGATCCCAGCTTATGAAGCTGGTTGATGATCCTGCTGCCATAATCCTTTTTCCAGTCCCAGCATTTATCCAGAAAGCCATCCCTGCCCAGTTCCTCTTTGTCAATCCCCTGCATCTTTAAGCTTTCAATGACCTTTACTTCGGTTGCAATGGCCGCATGGTCTGTACCTGGCTGCCACAGGGCCTCGTAGCCTTGCATCCTCTTAAAGCGGATCAAAATATCCTGCATGGTGTTGTCAAGTGCATGCCCCATGTGAAGCTGTCCTGTAATATTAGGAGGCGGCATTACAATGGTAAAGGGCTTTTTATCCTTGTTTGGTTCTGCATGGAAATACTTCTTATCCAGCCATTTCTCATAAAGCTTGCCTTCAATCCCTGCCGGATTATAGGTCTTCTCCAATTCTTTCATCATGTTCTCCTTCCTGCTGACCGCCATATATTCCGGGCTTATTAGTATGCCCTTGGGCGGAATTGCGCTTCCAAAGCGGAGCGCTTTGTATAACAGGAAATTCCAAATAGATTTCCCAGTATACAAAAAAGCCCTCTGCATCGTTGGGATGCAAAGGGCGAATCAACGCGGTACCACCTTTGTTCATATGGCAGAGCCTGCCATATCTCATATAGCCTATAACGCAGCCAAACGTGAAAGCCTACTGAATTACAAAATTTCAGCCTTCCGGTTCAGAAGCTACCTTCCGCATACACTACCTTAACCGTCTTTCAGCCGGTGAACGGTTTTCTCTTTCAGGGTTATAAGCGTACTCCTCTTCTTCTCTACCTTTTCCTTGTTCTTGCCCGTGCAATTTGGGCATACAGGTATACCCGCAGGGTGTTTTCTTGTTCCTGCCCATGTTTTTTGAGCATATAGGTATACCCGCAGGGTATTTCCTTATACCATGTAATGATAGTGTCTTTTTATAGTTTTGTCAAGTACAATACTCTTATGAATTTCAGAAATCTAATCTTCTCCCAGATATGCCTTTTTCACCTCTTCATTACTGGCAAGATTTTCGCAGGTATCTTCCATAACAATCTGGCCGTTCTGAACCACATATCCCCGGTCTGCAGTCTCTAATGCAATTTTAGAGTTCTGCTCTACAAACATAATCGTCATACCGGTATTACGGATCCGTACAATCGCTTCAAAAATCTCTCTGATCACCAACGGAGCCAGTCCAAGGGAAGGCTCGTCTAAGAGCAGCAGTTTCGGTTTTCCAAGCAGCGCTCTTCCGATTGCAAGCATCTGCTGCTCTCCACCGCTTAGTGTTCCGCCCAACTGCTCCATTCTTTCCCGCAGACGGGGAAACAATGTATAGATCTCTTCCAGTTCCTTTTTTACATTATCCATATCCTTACGGGTATAAGCACCAACCAGCAGATTTTCCCGGACCGTCAGCTTTGAAAAGATGTGGCGTCCCTCTAAAACCTGACAAAGTCCCAGGGCAGTAATCTTATTACCGGGCATCTTCTGGATGTTCTTTCCGTTAAAGATAATTTCACCTTTGACTCCGGAGGCATCCGTAAGTCCGGAAATCGTCCGCAGAGTCGTAGTCTTTCCGGCTCCATTGGCTCCGATCAGGGTTACGATCTCACCTTCATTAATATAGAGATTGACATCCTTTACCACATGGATATTCCCATATGAATAATTCAAATTCTTTACTTCAAGCAATGGCGCCATAGATTAATCCTCCCCTAAATAAGCTGCAATTACTTCCGGATTATTCTGAATCTGGACAGGCGTTCCCTCCGCCAGCTTCTTGCCGTAGTTAAGAACAAATATATAATCCGTAATTCCCATCATCAGTTTCATATCGTGCTCAATCATTAAAATTGTCACGCCCAGATTCTGGATCTTGCGCAGAATATCAAACAGCTCCTCTTTCTCCTTGGAGTTCATTCCTGCTGCCGGTTCATCTAGGAGCAGAAGCTTAGGATTGCTGGCCAGAGCACGGACAATCTCCAACAGACGCTGTTTCCCGTAGGATAAAGAACCGGACATCTCATAAGCATTAACCCGAAGCCCTACAAAATCCAGCCAGTCCAATGCCTTCTCAAGCACTTCCTTTTCTTCCTCCCTCTGACCCTTTGTTCCCAGTATGGCGGAAAAATATCCTGATTTCATCTTAGGGTGCAGCCCTACCATTACATTTTCCACAACTGTCATCTTCCGGAATAAATTGATAACCTGATAAGTTCTGGACATACCGATGTGATTGATCTCAAAGCATTTTTTCCCGTTAAGCTTCACACCATCAAATACAATCTCTCCCTCATTGGGTGTATAGACACCGCTGATCAGGTTAAAAAAGGTCGTCTTTCCAGCTCCGTTAGGTCCGATCAGGCCATTGATCGTGCCTTGTTTAATCGTAAGGGACACATTATTTACGGCTGTCAGCCCGCCAAAGCGCAAGGTAACATCTTTTACTGTCAGCATATCAGCTCACCACCCTTCTTTTATCAATCTGCTTTTTAATGATGCCATAGATTCCGCCCGGCATCAGCAGAATAACGGCTAACAACATAAATCCATAGATCAGCATCTGATACCGCTCAGCAAAACGAAGTCCTTCATTCAATAGGAGTACGGCTGCAGCTCCCATAATCGGTCCGCTTAAAGAAGCAGTGCCGCCAAAAAGAAGCATCGTTAAGAACATAACCGACTGTCTGTTGGAAAATGTCTCCGGACTGATAAAACGTACATAGTGTGCATACATGGAACCGGCAAAAGCCGTATAAAAAGCACTGGTAGCAAAGGCAATAATCTTGTACCGCTTCACATCAATTCCCATTCCGTCCGCAGCATGGGAATTTTCACGAATGGCTAAAAAGGCACGTCCTTCCTTGGATTTCACCAGCCGGTGTTTCATCAGTAAGAAGATACATACGCAAATAAGTGCAAAATAATAAAATCTGGCATTGGTATTAATCTTAAAACCTAATAAATTGATAGAATCGGTATAGAAGCCTGTAAAGTTACCTGTGATTCCTCCCGGTGACTGGGCGACCAACTGGTAAACAATCTCTCCGAATGCTACCGTTGCCAGTGAAAGAAAGTGAAAGACCAGCTTAGAGGCCGGATATGCAAGCAAAGCACCGATCAGTGTGGCAATCACAGCCGCAATCACCATGGTAAACAGAATAGGCAGATGCAGATACTTGTGGAGAAGCGCCGAACCGTAAGCTCCAATAGCGAAAAAGGCAGCATGCCCCATTGAAATCTGCCCGCAGTATCCAAACACCAGGTCAAGCCCGGAAATTGCAATTATATAAATCCCGATAAATCCGCAGATTAAAATTCCGTAATTAAAATTCCGAAACAGCAGCGGAACCAGCAGGAGCAGAATTGCAAGCAGTATTTTTGAAACTTGTTTTAATTTCATTCCCATTTCCCCCTTCTTTAGTCTGTCAGCGCCTGCTCATTGAAAAGACCCGTAGGCTTTATAAACAGAAACAAAAGCAGCACTGAATAGGATATAATATCCTTATAAGCAGAGGAGATGTACGCCGAAGTACAGGTCTCCACTAGTCCAAGCAGAATTCCTCCTACAATTGCGCCATACATATTTCCAAAACCGCCGATTACCGCACTGGAAAATCCTTTTCTTCCGATGATGGCTCCTAACATGGTATAAACGCCGTAAATAGGCCCAAGTAAAATTCCGCCTGTTGCCGCAACGCCGGCTGATAAGCCCCAGGTTACGCCGGTGCTGAAGGAAACATTGATTCCGCAGGCCCGCGCAGCTGTCGCATCCATGGCAGCCGCACGCATTGCCGTACCAAAGCGGGTATATTTCATAAATATATGTAATGCCACCATACATACCAGACTCATCAGGATACAAAAAAGTGCTTCCGGCTGTACTTTAACTCCAAGCACGCCTACCAGCGGAATCGGGAAAATCTGCGGAAATGACAGTGTCTGTGTTCCCCAGATTAACATTGCCGCATTTTGGATTATATAGGATATAGCGATGGTTGCAAGTACAATATAAACCGGTAAAACATGATTTTTAAGCAGTGTACGAATAATGGCCTTTTCCAGAAACAGGCCCAGAAAGAACATACACAATACCACACATACCAGAGAAATTACAAAAGGAAGCTTAAAAATTCCATAAAAGCTATAACCAAGAAACGCTCCCAAAGTCAGCATATCTCCCTGGGCAAAGCTCATAAGTCCGGACGCTTTATAAATCAGACTGTATCCCAGTGCAATAAGCCCGTACACACAGCCGATTACAAGCCCTGATATCACTACTTGTATTAACATCATTATCATCCTTCCTGATTAAAATGAATCGGCAAAAGAGCCCGGCACAAACCGGACTCTTACACCGGATTTATGTATCAATGTTACTTTCCTGCCTTAAATGCATCAAATCCGCCGTCGTCTACCCATTTATCCAGCACAGTATACTTCTCATCGGCAATTACATAGCTGTTGCAGGAATGCAATCCTTCGCCGTCTCCGCTGCTGTAATCAAAGGTGCCGCCAAGACCCTCTAATCCGCTTATGCTTTTAATGCCCGCCATAATAGCATCAGGATCGGTGCTTCCGGCATTCTTTATTCCCTCAGCTAAAACCTTTACCGCATCATATCCTCTCATGGCGCCTTCATGATATGGCAGAGCGCCGTATTTTTCATCGTACTTAACGATAAATTCCTTCATGTTAGGAATATCACATTCATCTACCGTTTTGTAGGAAATGTAAGGATAAGCAAAAATCCAGCCGTTGGCTGCAGAACCGGCTACTCTTAAGCTGTCTGCCTGGAACAGCTCTTTATTAAAGCACAGTCCTTCAAAACCAAACTGACGTAGCTGCTTTGCGATGATCGGCTGTACATTGGCATAGGTTGCTGCATAGATTGCATCCGGCTTTGTGTTGATAAGCTTTGCTGCCTGTCCGGAGAAATCTGTGTCTCCATCCACATATGTCTCTGTCGTAGTAACCGTTATTCCTACCGCTTCCGCCTCTGTTTTCATAGATCCGGCTGCCTTTTTGGAAGAATCATCCTGACCGGAGAAGATCGCCAGGGAATGAACGTCTAAATCTACCATGTTCTGAGCCAGGATCTTCATAACATAATCGCTGTTCAAAGATGATCTAACGATATAATCCCACCCATTCTCCATAAAGGACGGGCTTAAGCCGATTCCGATCGTTGGGATCTTTGCGTCATTTAATAGCGCGCCCTGAGCCATCTGGCAGGTACTGAGAAGCGGCCCAATTACCGCATCCACCTTGTCCACCTCTACCATCTTGTTGGCAATCTTAATAGCCTCTTCCGGTGAGCCCTGGTCATCGTAAGTTACCAGCTTGATCGTCTGTCCGTTTAAACCGCCTTCTGCATTCAGCTCTTCTACTGCCAGCATGATTCCGTTTAAGGTTGCCTGGGCTGCCTGGGCGTTCACGCCGGTTAAGGGCTGTGGGGAACCGAGAATAAACTCACCGCCTGTACCGGCAGCCTGGGCAGTCGTTTCAGCAGATGAGCCGGCTGCCGTCTGTGATGCTGCAGCGGTTGTGGTTTCAGTGAAGCTCTGCTGTGAGCATGCTGCCAGCGAACAAATCATAGCTGCCGAAAGAACTGCTGCACTAATCTTTTTGAACATAATAAATACCTCCCTAATAAGTATAAGTTTTTTTATAGTTTCTGCCTGACTCAGTCAAACAGGATAACCATCTTTCTTAAATCCGCCGGCGGCTGCTTCATATGTTCAAACACCTTACCGATTTCAGAAAACGGAATGTAATGGCTGACGATTCCATCGATCTGAAACTCCCCTGCGGTCATCTTTTCAATCGTCGGAACAAACTGCCCACAGGACATTCTGGTTCCAATGATCTCCAGCTCTCTTCCATTGATCATAGCTTGAGTGATATTCTCCGGCTCTGTGCAAAATCCCAATGGAACAATCCTTCCGCCGTTTGCAATAATCCCAGGCTTCATAACCTGAAAAAGAGAACCAGGGTAACAGGCCGAATCAAAGATAACATCTACTCCGGCTCCTTCCGTAATCTCCTGAACCCGTTTAACCAGGTCTTCATCTCTCGTGTTAATCACATAATCAGCACCATAGGAAAGCGCCCGTTCCAGCGAACTCTCGTTAATATCGGCACAAATTACCCGGCATCCTTTCGCCTTGCAGGTCTGGAGAATGATCGCACCAATCGTACCGCTTCCCAGCACGAGCACCAGATCCTCTTCCACGACTCGTCCTCTTTTTGTACAGTGTCCTCCTATGGCAAAGGGCTCCACAAGCGCTGCATCCTTAAACTCCATGGTATCCGGAATCAGGTATACCTCATGTTCAGGAACCACAAAATATTCCCGCCAGCCGCCGTCGATCACCGCACCTCTTGCCTTGACCGTCCGGCATACATTCCGCCTTCCGCTCTTGCACTGCGGGCACTCGCCGC
This genomic stretch from Lacrimispora sphenoides harbors:
- a CDS encoding branched-chain amino acid ABC transporter permease translates to MMLIQVVISGLVIGCVYGLIALGYSLIYKASGLMSFAQGDMLTLGAFLGYSFYGIFKLPFVISLVCVVLCMFFLGLFLEKAIIRTLLKNHVLPVYIVLATIAISYIIQNAAMLIWGTQTLSFPQIFPIPLVGVLGVKVQPEALFCILMSLVCMVALHIFMKYTRFGTAMRAAAMDATAARACGINVSFSTGVTWGLSAGVAATGGILLGPIYGVYTMLGAIIGRKGFSSAVIGGFGNMYGAIVGGILLGLVETCTSAYISSAYKDIISYSVLLLFLFIKPTGLFNEQALTD
- a CDS encoding ABC transporter substrate-binding protein, whose amino-acid sequence is MFKKISAAVLSAAMICSLAACSQQSFTETTTAAASQTAAGSSAETTAQAAGTGGEFILGSPQPLTGVNAQAAQATLNGIMLAVEELNAEGGLNGQTIKLVTYDDQGSPEEAIKIANKMVEVDKVDAVIGPLLSTCQMAQGALLNDAKIPTIGIGLSPSFMENGWDYIVRSSLNSDYVMKILAQNMVDLDVHSLAIFSGQDDSSKKAAGSMKTEAEAVGITVTTTETYVDGDTDFSGQAAKLINTKPDAIYAATYANVQPIIAKQLRQFGFEGLCFNKELFQADSLRVAGSAANGWIFAYPYISYKTVDECDIPNMKEFIVKYDEKYGALPYHEGAMRGYDAVKVLAEGIKNAGSTDPDAIMAGIKSISGLEGLGGTFDYSSGDGEGLHSCNSYVIADEKYTVLDKWVDDGGFDAFKAGK
- a CDS encoding alcohol dehydrogenase catalytic domain-containing protein, whose amino-acid sequence is MKQVIITEPFQYQVIDLPIPEPGEGEVLVQMKAAGVCGSDIHLFLGENPQAVFPRVPGHENAGVIVKTGSGVTKVREGDRVVVDLVVACGECPQCKSGRRNVCRTVKARGAVIDGGWREYFVVPEHEVYLIPDTMEFKDAALVEPFAIGGHCTKRGRVVEEDLVLVLGSGTIGAIILQTCKAKGCRVICADINESSLERALSYGADYVINTRDEDLVKRVQEITEGAGVDVIFDSACYPGSLFQVMKPGIIANGGRIVPLGFCTEPENITQAMINGRELEIIGTRMSCGQFVPTIEKMTAGEFQIDGIVSHYIPFSEIGKVFEHMKQPPADLRKMVILFD
- a CDS encoding branched-chain amino acid ABC transporter permease, with amino-acid sequence MKLKQVSKILLAILLLLVPLLFRNFNYGILICGFIGIYIIAISGLDLVFGYCGQISMGHAAFFAIGAYGSALLHKYLHLPILFTMVIAAVIATLIGALLAYPASKLVFHFLSLATVAFGEIVYQLVAQSPGGITGNFTGFYTDSINLLGFKINTNARFYYFALICVCIFLLMKHRLVKSKEGRAFLAIRENSHAADGMGIDVKRYKIIAFATSAFYTAFAGSMYAHYVRFISPETFSNRQSVMFLTMLLFGGTASLSGPIMGAAAVLLLNEGLRFAERYQMLIYGFMLLAVILLMPGGIYGIIKKQIDKRRVVS
- a CDS encoding ABC transporter ATP-binding protein, producing the protein MAPLLEVKNLNYSYGNIHVVKDVNLYINEGEIVTLIGANGAGKTTTLRTISGLTDASGVKGEIIFNGKNIQKMPGNKITALGLCQVLEGRHIFSKLTVRENLLVGAYTRKDMDNVKKELEEIYTLFPRLRERMEQLGGTLSGGEQQMLAIGRALLGKPKLLLLDEPSLGLAPLVIREIFEAIVRIRNTGMTIMFVEQNSKIALETADRGYVVQNGQIVMEDTCENLASNEEVKKAYLGED
- a CDS encoding ABC transporter ATP-binding protein — encoded protein: MLTVKDVTLRFGGLTAVNNVSLTIKQGTINGLIGPNGAGKTTFFNLISGVYTPNEGEIVFDGVKLNGKKCFEINHIGMSRTYQVINLFRKMTVVENVMVGLHPKMKSGYFSAILGTKGQREEEKEVLEKALDWLDFVGLRVNAYEMSGSLSYGKQRLLEIVRALASNPKLLLLDEPAAGMNSKEKEELFDILRKIQNLGVTILMIEHDMKLMMGITDYIFVLNYGKKLAEGTPVQIQNNPEVIAAYLGED
- a CDS encoding valine--tRNA ligase, producing MKELEKTYNPAGIEGKLYEKWLDKKYFHAEPNKDKKPFTIVMPPPNITGQLHMGHALDNTMQDILIRFKRMQGYEALWQPGTDHAAIATEVKVIESLKMQGIDKEELGRDGFLDKCWDWKKDYGSRIINQLHKLGSSADWDRERFTMDEGCSAAVQEVFIKLYEKGYIYKGSRIVNWCPVCQTSISDAEVIHEDQNGFFWHINYPIAGEEGRFVEIATTRPETLLGDTAVAVNPEDERYQDLIGKMLELPLTGREIPVVADSYVDKEFGTGCVKITPAHDPNDFEVGKRHSLPEINVMNDDATINLPGSKYHDMERYEARKAIVKDLEELGLLVKVAPHSHAVGIHDRCKTTVEPMVKQQWFVKMEEMAKPAIEALKTGELKFVPDRFDKSYLHWLENIRDWCISRQLWWGHRIPAYYCDQCGEIIVSKEVPTVCPKCGGTHLTQDEDTLDTWFSSALWPFSTLGWPEKTEDLEYFYPTDVLVTGYDIIFFWVIRMVFSGIEQTGKLPFHTVLMHGLVRDSEGRKMSKSLGNGINPLEVIEKYGADALRMTLITGNAPGNDMRFYWERVEASRNFANKVWNASRFIMMNIEKAPEAKAELSELTIADKWILSKANTLAKDVTENLDKYELGIALQKVYDFIWEEFCDWYIEMVKPRLWDDNDQTKAAAIWTLKTVLINSLKLLHPYMPFLTEEIFCNLQEEEESIMISSWPEYKEAWNFETDEHAVETIKEAVRGIRNVRTSMNVPPSRKAKVYVVSENQEILDIFEHSKVFFATLGYAGEVYLQKDKSGIADDAVSAVIHQAVIYMPFAELVDIEKEVERLKKEEERLSKELARVEGMLNNEKFVSKAPAAKLEEEKAKLEKYAQMMAQVKERLSQLS